In Zhaonella formicivorans, one DNA window encodes the following:
- a CDS encoding TMEM165/GDT1 family protein, with protein sequence MEAYLASTVFVVLAEMGDKTQLLGMAFATRFKALTVLAGVLVATLANHFIAVALGDYLTNFIPLNYIQFIAALSFIFFGLWTLRGDKLEGEDKKDYFSPFWTVTIAFFIAEMGDKTQLASIALAAKYNSLLWVWMGTTTGMIISNIIGIVVGVVLGKKIPEKAVKLVSGSIFILFGYLGIFGTVSDLLWRIGILGVVTLIVAWYAFYLAKTAKESGKAA encoded by the coding sequence ATGGAAGCGTATCTTGCCTCAACAGTCTTCGTAGTTTTAGCAGAAATGGGTGATAAGACCCAACTGCTGGGGATGGCCTTTGCCACCAGGTTTAAAGCTCTTACCGTATTGGCAGGCGTGCTGGTGGCAACTTTGGCTAATCACTTTATAGCAGTAGCATTAGGGGATTATTTAACAAACTTCATTCCTCTCAATTACATCCAGTTCATTGCTGCCCTATCCTTCATCTTTTTTGGCCTATGGACGCTGCGGGGGGATAAACTGGAAGGAGAGGATAAAAAAGATTACTTCAGCCCTTTTTGGACCGTGACCATTGCCTTTTTTATTGCGGAAATGGGCGATAAGACCCAGCTGGCCAGCATTGCTTTGGCTGCCAAATACAACTCCCTGCTTTGGGTTTGGATGGGCACTACTACCGGTATGATCATTTCCAATATCATCGGCATCGTGGTAGGGGTTGTTCTAGGGAAGAAGATCCCGGAGAAAGCGGTTAAATTGGTTTCCGGCAGTATCTTTATCTTGTTTGGCTATTTAGGAATTTTTGGAACAGTCAGCGACTTGCTTTGGAGAATCGGCATTCTGGGTGTTGTAACGTTAATAGTAGCCTGGTACGCTTTTTATCTGGCCAAAACTGCAAAAGAAAGCGGCAAGGCCGCCTGA
- a CDS encoding pyruvate kinase alpha/beta domain-containing protein — translation MYWEKAGTENTQATVKLAVERAKELGIKRLVVASCSGKTIEACLGKGLEIVGVTHHVGFAGPGEDEMTEEMRKKLAQQGVKLLTTTHLMAGLDRAVRNKFGGLYPAEIIAASLRMLGQGLKVCVEIAGMALDAGLIPYGEEVVAVAGTGEGADTAAVILPAHSNNFFETKVKEIICKPREF, via the coding sequence ATGTACTGGGAAAAAGCAGGAACTGAAAACACACAGGCAACCGTAAAACTTGCTGTGGAGAGGGCAAAGGAATTGGGCATCAAACGCCTGGTGGTAGCATCTTGCAGCGGTAAGACCATAGAGGCATGTCTGGGAAAAGGACTGGAGATCGTTGGCGTTACTCACCATGTTGGTTTTGCCGGACCGGGGGAAGATGAAATGACAGAGGAAATGCGTAAAAAACTTGCCCAGCAAGGGGTAAAACTTTTAACCACCACCCACTTAATGGCTGGGTTGGACCGGGCGGTGCGCAACAAATTCGGTGGGCTTTACCCGGCAGAAATCATTGCGGCGAGCCTACGGATGTTAGGGCAGGGACTAAAAGTGTGCGTGGAAATAGCGGGAATGGCGTTAGATGCTGGCCTCATTCCTTACGGGGAAGAAGTGGTTGCAGTTGCCGGCACCGGCGAAGGGGCTGATACGGCGGCGGTAATCCTGCCTGCCCATTCCAATAACTTCTTCGAGACTAAAGTCAAAGAGATAATTTGTAAGCCCAGAGAATTCTAA
- a CDS encoding FprA family A-type flavoprotein: MPPVQIAEGIHWVGAVDWNIRFFHGPAYSTHRGTTYNAYLIIDEKIALVDTVFRPFTKELIANISALVDPGKIEDIVVNHIEPDHSGALPEIIKLCPDAKIYCTQKAKEGLIKHYGLECDFQVVKTGDELNLGKRSIKFLEAPMLHWPDSMFSYIEKEQLLMPNDAFGQHLASSFLFDDQVDEHEVMDEAAKYYANILYPFSPLVLKKLEEVQKLGLKIKIIAPSHGIIWRKNPEKIIQAYLKWAKGEADNKAVIVYDTMWESTEKMAKAILNGIVAEGAEAKLYKLSVTDRNDIIKEVLNCKAIVVGSSTINNDILPVMAPFLDDLKGLKPKNKIGAAFGSFGWGGGAVKTIEEKLSSAGVNLIMEGLQVRWVPTEEEISRCYEYGRQIGQKIKEHK; encoded by the coding sequence ATGCCACCAGTACAAATTGCGGAAGGAATCCACTGGGTAGGTGCGGTAGACTGGAACATTCGCTTTTTTCACGGCCCTGCCTACAGCACCCACCGGGGCACAACTTACAACGCTTACTTAATTATTGACGAAAAAATCGCTTTGGTTGACACTGTTTTTAGGCCCTTTACCAAAGAACTGATTGCCAACATCTCAGCTCTCGTTGACCCAGGTAAAATAGAAGATATAGTTGTCAACCATATCGAGCCGGACCATTCCGGGGCTTTGCCGGAAATCATCAAGCTTTGTCCTGACGCTAAAATTTACTGCACTCAAAAAGCTAAAGAGGGTCTAATCAAACACTATGGCTTGGAGTGTGATTTCCAGGTAGTCAAAACCGGCGATGAACTAAACTTAGGAAAAAGAAGCATTAAATTTTTGGAAGCACCGATGCTGCACTGGCCGGACAGCATGTTTTCTTACATTGAAAAGGAACAGCTGCTTATGCCTAATGACGCTTTTGGCCAGCATCTGGCTTCTTCCTTTTTGTTTGACGACCAGGTGGACGAGCATGAGGTCATGGATGAGGCAGCCAAGTACTATGCCAATATCCTTTACCCATTCAGCCCGCTGGTACTCAAGAAACTGGAGGAAGTTCAAAAGCTGGGCTTGAAAATCAAAATCATTGCCCCCAGCCATGGAATAATCTGGCGGAAAAACCCGGAAAAAATCATTCAGGCTTACCTGAAATGGGCTAAAGGAGAGGCGGATAATAAGGCCGTAATAGTCTACGATACCATGTGGGAAAGCACCGAAAAGATGGCTAAGGCCATTTTGAACGGAATTGTGGCAGAAGGAGCAGAGGCTAAATTATATAAGCTCTCAGTTACCGACAGGAACGATATCATCAAAGAGGTCCTGAATTGTAAAGCCATTGTAGTCGGTTCTTCCACCATCAACAATGATATTTTACCGGTAATGGCTCCATTTCTGGATGATCTGAAAGGATTAAAGCCAAAGAATAAGATTGGCGCGGCTTTCGGCTCCTTCGGCTGGGGAGGCGGCGCCGTGAAAACTATTGAGGAAAAACTGTCCTCGGCAGGTGTTAACCTGATCATGGAAGGTTTGCAAGTAAGGTGGGTACCCACAGAAGAAGAAATCAGCCGGTGCTATGAATACGGCAGGCAAATCGGCCAAAAAATCAAAGAACATAAGTAA
- a CDS encoding energy-coupling factor transporter transmembrane component T — translation MDKIKKLLTKANPRGLVAATALLLAVVTLLQDLRLLLFNLLLVLIVFRLVCCNFRGIFTKFALLCPLAVFLALAAALSTPGHEIAGIRLGGFALMLSAEGIRKALRLLLRMFNSLGIIFLLLELVGTRRFLHTLRLFKVPALFIRLAEFILRYFGLVAAELTRMQLARKARCFSFRQSIIRTNVMRTLTQLIGVLFLRSLSRGERIYLAMLSRGYAGDFQTYIPEQKTEGTNTLGIGAVLYSMLLLLLDKGWVRW, via the coding sequence ATGGACAAAATTAAAAAGCTATTAACCAAAGCTAACCCCAGGGGATTGGTGGCCGCTACGGCGCTGCTATTAGCAGTGGTAACTTTACTCCAAGATTTACGGCTGCTGCTCTTTAATTTGCTGTTGGTACTCATTGTTTTCCGGTTAGTCTGCTGCAACTTTAGAGGCATTTTCACAAAATTTGCATTGCTTTGTCCCCTGGCGGTTTTTTTGGCGTTGGCAGCTGCTTTGTCCACACCTGGTCACGAAATAGCCGGGATAAGGCTCGGGGGATTTGCGCTTATGCTTTCGGCGGAAGGTATCCGGAAGGCACTGAGGCTGTTATTGCGGATGTTTAATTCTTTGGGAATAATTTTTCTTTTGCTGGAACTGGTAGGGACCAGGCGCTTTTTGCATACTCTGCGTCTATTTAAAGTGCCGGCGCTTTTTATCCGGCTTGCCGAGTTCATCTTGCGCTATTTTGGGCTCGTAGCCGCGGAGTTAACGAGGATGCAGCTGGCCAGGAAGGCCAGGTGTTTCAGTTTTAGGCAGAGCATAATACGCACAAATGTCATGCGCACTTTGACCCAGTTGATAGGAGTATTGTTTTTGCGCTCCCTTAGCCGGGGTGAACGAATTTACCTGGCGATGCTGTCCAGGGGGTATGCCGGTGATTTTCAAACTTATATCCCGGAACAAAAAACGGAGGGCACTAACACTTTGGGAATTGGTGCGGTATTATATAGTATGCTACTATTGCTCTTGGATAAAGGCTGGGTGAGATGGTAA
- a CDS encoding ATP-binding cassette domain-containing protein translates to MVIKAINIKDLHFCYGDGTQALAGVHLEISAGEKVALLGPNGAGKSTLLLHFNGLNLPQQGEVFILGQKITSQNERWVRSKVGLVFQDPDDQLFAPTVWEDVLFGPLNLGLKLAEAELRAREALQAVGMLNYKDKTPLHLSFGQKKRVAIAGVLAMEPEIIVLDEPTAYLDPKGQEDLLVILDNLHDQGKTIIIATHDVDLVAEWAQSLIVLRSGTILAQGGVELLSSAEVVEKANLRYPVVTRLFKSIEELADVTPPVTFSQATALIKRLVADHKVCCDHE, encoded by the coding sequence ATGGTAATAAAGGCAATTAACATAAAAGATTTGCACTTTTGTTACGGCGACGGTACGCAGGCTCTGGCCGGTGTCCACCTGGAAATTTCGGCGGGGGAAAAGGTAGCTCTTTTGGGCCCGAACGGTGCAGGCAAATCTACCTTGCTGCTGCATTTCAACGGCTTAAACCTTCCGCAGCAAGGGGAAGTATTCATTCTGGGCCAAAAGATAACTTCACAAAATGAGCGATGGGTGCGTTCAAAAGTAGGATTGGTCTTTCAGGACCCTGACGACCAGTTATTTGCACCTACCGTTTGGGAAGATGTGCTTTTCGGTCCCCTTAACCTCGGCTTGAAGCTTGCGGAAGCTGAATTGCGGGCCAGGGAAGCCTTACAGGCAGTTGGCATGCTCAATTATAAGGATAAAACCCCTCTGCATTTGAGTTTTGGGCAAAAAAAACGGGTGGCTATAGCGGGTGTGCTGGCCATGGAACCGGAGATCATCGTGCTGGACGAGCCTACCGCTTACCTTGACCCTAAGGGCCAAGAGGATTTGTTGGTAATTCTCGATAACCTGCATGACCAGGGAAAAACAATAATTATAGCGACTCATGATGTGGACCTTGTAGCCGAATGGGCGCAGTCGCTGATTGTGTTAAGGTCGGGAACCATTTTGGCCCAGGGCGGAGTAGAACTTTTAAGCAGTGCGGAGGTAGTGGAAAAGGCTAATTTGCGCTACCCTGTGGTTACCAGGCTCTTTAAGTCCATCGAAGAATTGGCTGACGTAACGCCTCCGGTAACCTTCAGCCAAGCGACAGCGTTAATCAAACGTCTAGTGGCAGATCATAAGGTGTGTTGCGACCATGAGTGA
- a CDS encoding energy-coupling factor ABC transporter permease: MHIPDGFLDAKTWLSTAALSAGALSYGLTQANRELEDRQIPVMGAMGAFVFAAQMVNFPVAGGTSGHLLGGALLALTMGPWPACIIMATIVGLQALFFNDGGVTVLGANIFNMAVLAPLSGYWVYRLLNRVIANRPVKIFLAAWFSTMAAAAATALELAFSNTIALKLVLPAMLGWHSLIGIGEGLITAGVISYLTSIKGGLFLSIGRKAGESNV, encoded by the coding sequence ATGCATATACCAGACGGATTCTTGGATGCCAAAACGTGGTTAAGTACGGCTGCTCTGTCGGCAGGGGCTCTGTCCTATGGCCTAACTCAGGCCAACAGAGAGCTTGAGGACAGGCAGATTCCCGTCATGGGAGCCATGGGGGCTTTTGTTTTTGCTGCTCAAATGGTAAATTTCCCGGTAGCAGGGGGGACTTCAGGCCACCTGCTGGGGGGTGCCCTTCTGGCTCTGACTATGGGGCCATGGCCTGCTTGCATTATCATGGCAACCATAGTTGGTCTGCAGGCATTATTCTTCAATGATGGCGGCGTTACCGTCCTAGGAGCAAACATTTTCAATATGGCTGTACTGGCACCCCTTTCGGGATATTGGGTTTATCGGCTGTTAAACAGGGTAATTGCCAACAGACCGGTAAAAATATTTCTGGCAGCTTGGTTTTCCACCATGGCTGCAGCGGCAGCAACTGCTTTGGAATTGGCCTTTTCCAATACGATAGCCTTAAAGTTGGTCTTACCTGCCATGCTGGGGTGGCATAGCTTAATTGGCATTGGGGAGGGACTGATTACTGCAGGAGTGATCTCTTATTTGACCAGTATCAAGGGAGGCTTGTTTTTAAGCATAGGGAGAAAGGCCGGTGAGAGTAATGTCTAA
- a CDS encoding substrate-binding domain-containing protein, whose translation MAGCARESQQPENKAAENQGMKEIILATTTSTVDSGLLDVLNPVFEEKTGYVVKTIPTGTGKALAMGERGDADVLLVHAPEAEKKLLEEGVVTNYRLVMHNDFVIVGPENDPAGISHAQTAMEAMQKIAASQSLFISRGDDSGTHKKELSLWQKANVKNEGGWYQESGTGMGETLAIANDKQGYTLSDRGTYLALKKNLKLKILFEGEKSLLNIYHVMQVNQEKFPKVNAEGARVYVEFMISPETQEMIKNFGVDKYGEPLFFPDAGKKDS comes from the coding sequence ATGGCCGGCTGCGCCAGGGAAAGCCAACAACCGGAAAACAAGGCAGCAGAAAACCAGGGTATGAAAGAAATAATCCTAGCAACTACTACCAGTACTGTAGATAGCGGCTTGCTGGATGTTCTGAACCCGGTCTTTGAAGAAAAGACCGGCTACGTGGTAAAAACGATTCCAACCGGCACTGGTAAGGCTTTAGCCATGGGGGAACGGGGAGATGCCGATGTCCTGCTGGTACATGCTCCCGAAGCGGAAAAGAAACTGCTGGAGGAAGGTGTAGTCACCAACTACCGGCTGGTGATGCATAACGATTTTGTCATTGTGGGCCCGGAGAATGACCCTGCAGGAATCAGCCATGCCCAGACAGCTATGGAAGCGATGCAAAAGATAGCAGCAAGTCAAAGCCTCTTTATTTCCAGAGGCGACGATTCTGGAACCCATAAGAAGGAATTAAGCTTGTGGCAAAAAGCTAACGTCAAAAATGAAGGCGGCTGGTACCAGGAATCGGGCACCGGCATGGGTGAAACCCTGGCTATTGCCAATGACAAGCAGGGCTATACGCTTTCAGACAGAGGGACATACCTGGCTTTAAAAAAGAATCTCAAGCTAAAAATCCTGTTCGAGGGTGAAAAATCCCTCTTAAACATCTATCACGTCATGCAGGTTAATCAGGAGAAATTTCCCAAAGTCAATGCGGAAGGTGCTAGAGTTTACGTGGAATTTATGATTTCTCCTGAAACTCAGGAAATGATCAAAAATTTTGGTGTGGACAAATACGGTGAGCCGTTGTTTTTCCCCGATGCAGGGAAGAAGGACAGCTAA
- a CDS encoding maleate cis-trans isomerase family protein, with protein sequence MTERKRLGLIVPSSNSVMEVDFYRNLPEDITLHVARMYLYDTTVAGEEEMLDVHFPKALSDLATVVPDAVVFGCTSAGALRGNAYDAKLCEKITEVAKCPSISVIASVRKAIEKLKLHKVAVITPYIEALNQRIKASLEADGVEVAAIHGLGIDHNHSIGMVKPEEIFQFTMEKVQGLTVDGVFLSCTNFRAMEVYKELQAKLGLPVITSNQVALEAALEVLGKNNSRL encoded by the coding sequence ATGACGGAAAGAAAAAGGCTTGGATTAATCGTCCCTTCTTCCAATAGTGTAATGGAGGTGGATTTTTACAGGAATTTGCCGGAAGATATTACACTGCATGTGGCGCGGATGTATCTATACGATACTACGGTGGCCGGGGAGGAGGAGATGTTGGATGTGCACTTCCCCAAGGCGCTTAGCGACTTGGCCACTGTGGTGCCAGATGCCGTAGTATTTGGCTGTACTTCCGCCGGTGCTTTGCGGGGAAATGCTTATGATGCTAAGCTGTGCGAAAAGATAACTGAGGTTGCCAAGTGTCCGAGTATAAGTGTTATTGCCAGCGTGCGCAAAGCAATTGAAAAATTAAAACTTCACAAGGTAGCAGTAATCACGCCATACATTGAAGCTCTCAATCAGCGAATTAAAGCCAGTCTGGAAGCCGATGGGGTAGAGGTAGCGGCGATACACGGTCTGGGTATCGATCACAATCATTCCATTGGCATGGTGAAACCTGAGGAAATATTTCAATTTACTATGGAAAAAGTTCAAGGGCTTACAGTGGACGGCGTTTTTTTATCCTGCACTAATTTTAGGGCTATGGAGGTCTATAAAGAGTTGCAAGCAAAACTTGGCCTTCCGGTTATTACCAGCAATCAGGTTGCGCTTGAAGCTGCTCTGGAGGTTCTTGGCAAAAATAACAGCCGGTTATAA
- a CDS encoding PDGLE domain-containing protein — protein sequence MSKKIFWFLLAALAVAALLGPYASSYPDGLERVAEDFGFLGKSEGKAVLQSPMPDYVMPGITDEKGATALAGAVGTLLTFVIIYIAGKAITFSKRMSRRDRYVRS from the coding sequence ATGTCTAAAAAAATATTTTGGTTTTTATTGGCTGCCTTAGCTGTAGCAGCCTTGCTGGGCCCATATGCTTCCTCCTATCCCGACGGCTTGGAACGTGTTGCGGAAGATTTTGGTTTCCTAGGCAAATCAGAGGGAAAAGCGGTCTTGCAGTCTCCCATGCCGGATTACGTCATGCCGGGGATAACCGACGAAAAAGGGGCCACTGCCTTAGCGGGCGCAGTTGGAACTCTATTGACTTTTGTTATAATATATATAGCGGGAAAAGCAATTACTTTCAGCAAGAGGATGTCAAGGAGGGATAGGTATGTGCGAAGCTAA
- a CDS encoding YigZ family protein, with amino-acid sequence MSDSYQTVARSITVKSVINRSEFLAHVKEVATEEEAREFISAIKEEHKQATHNCSAFCIGLPPREVTFADDNGEPSGTAGKPILGAIKSSEITNVVVVVTRYFGGKKLGVRGLIEAYGGVAKDAIRTAGIVTRVITSTFAVKCDYPALNSVMYHLNKYEAEIVESDYGVKARLKIAVRESLAKELKAVLEQFGLIE; translated from the coding sequence ATGAGTGATTCTTACCAAACTGTAGCTCGTTCAATAACGGTCAAATCGGTAATTAACCGTTCCGAGTTTTTGGCCCATGTGAAAGAGGTTGCTACGGAAGAAGAGGCGCGGGAATTTATCAGTGCTATCAAAGAAGAACACAAACAGGCTACCCATAACTGCTCTGCTTTTTGTATCGGGCTTCCGCCCAGGGAGGTAACTTTTGCCGATGACAACGGCGAACCAAGCGGCACCGCGGGTAAACCCATTCTGGGCGCAATTAAGTCCAGTGAGATAACCAATGTGGTGGTGGTAGTAACCAGATATTTCGGTGGCAAAAAACTGGGGGTAAGAGGATTGATTGAAGCCTACGGCGGAGTTGCCAAGGATGCAATTCGAACTGCCGGTATCGTCACCAGGGTTATAACTTCAACCTTTGCCGTAAAATGTGATTATCCCGCGTTGAACAGCGTGATGTACCATCTAAATAAATATGAGGCGGAAATTGTGGAAAGTGACTATGGAGTCAAAGCCCGGCTTAAGATTGCGGTGCGGGAAAGCTTGGCTAAGGAATTGAAGGCTGTTTTAGAGCAGTTTGGTTTAATTGAATAA
- a CDS encoding CooT family nickel-binding protein yields the protein MCEANAYLKKGDREELILEQVDEVEPFEDGLLLRNIFGVQKIVKAKIQSLALVNHKIILEELPNS from the coding sequence ATGTGCGAAGCTAACGCTTACCTTAAAAAAGGCGATCGGGAAGAACTGATTTTGGAACAAGTCGATGAAGTAGAGCCATTTGAAGACGGTTTACTGCTGCGCAATATTTTTGGAGTGCAAAAAATTGTAAAAGCTAAGATCCAGTCCTTGGCTTTAGTTAACCATAAGATTATCCTGGAAGAGCTGCCTAATTCCTAA